A region from the Leguminivora glycinivorella isolate SPB_JAAS2020 chromosome 3, LegGlyc_1.1, whole genome shotgun sequence genome encodes:
- the LOC125224690 gene encoding LOW QUALITY PROTEIN: inner nuclear membrane protein Man1-like (The sequence of the model RefSeq protein was modified relative to this genomic sequence to represent the inferred CDS: inserted 3 bases in 2 codons), whose translation MADQVDSMSDAELRTKLAEHGFPVMPITASTRKLLVKKLKLVLDNKSKPRVSGDNKAESRRSLARYSSGEESDLDTNNAREKRAGRRATTGGAMLPPASSKTRRATPKXDSPVKQDSDKGSESDEEKSPVRTHEEVETVTTRRVTRTYAAKDDDYETGSDSDVDADRKIASPFRSHSRSSDHISSTLPTNDASTSPPKSSLFSRTTLPSSSYSSTLSSDHLNSIRSRLGLTSTLGDRPSASNYTSNYTTSTYQPSTSTIDEVESPYLSNFTKRLSALKAEPQKPTYADREINNGSSTLLHRRSYISGVARPDVVDYKSANDKKFLKNNLVSFALVVLVXLFFFCLFFMYIVKRNDITSVVDDQSSILPICQLNIPGNRPGINCVPREQISYAKDLLKVIHPELTKRVADFQCGKPGVLPYLTEREVLDIAATRADTSDISQCRMDLNNLEVLLVNNPRWGLSVVQLKNLYSKDAEFTPITSADVVVQQRSKGTVALTISDPSTPLSCLFVNTLYSTGSSLVVIGLLTLLALGGQRGYKYYVAYRKRKSDEVYSMVEQIIDVISQETEDSGEPYISVDHVRDTIIPPQNREKLASVWDAAVKFIQRNESRVRMEVQSVDGEDCRVWRWCSAHSSPKRSAAWQGQAFETQEGSVNNLTVSPTPCLKIRHMFDKNDTNDNLRLVVQDAILEKCGERCNVLHIDVDRASCCVYVKCASTNDAGVVYRSLHGWWYEGRLITVKYLRLERYMQRFPNSPSVGPYLKMSRARRTWDE comes from the exons ATGGCCGATCAAGTGGACTCAATGTCAGATGCAGAGCTTCGGACGAAACTCGCGGAGCATGGGTTCCCTGTTATGCCAATAACGGCGTCAACAAGGAAGTTGCTTGTCAAGAAGTTGAAACTAGTGCTCGATAATAAGTCCAAGCCTCGCGTGAGCGGTGACAACAAAGCCGAGAGCAGGCGCTCACTCGCGCGGTATTCGAGCGGAGAAGAGTCTGATTTGGATACTAATAATGCTCGCGAAAAGCGTGCCGGCCGCCGCGCTACTACCGGCGGGGCTATGCTGCCGCCTGCCAGCAGCAAGACACGGCGCGCGACGCCTA AGGATTCGCCGGTCAAGCAAGATTCCGACAAAGGTTCAGAATCTGATGAGGAGAAATCGCCCGTACGTACTCATGAAGAGGTGGAAACGGTGACGACGCGGCGTGTGACGCGCACGTACGCGGCCAAGGACGATGACTACGAGACCGGCTCCGACAGCGACGTGGACGCGGACCGCAAGATCGCTTCGCCCTTCCGAAGCCACTCGCGCTCTAGTGATCATATCTCTAGTACCCTCCCAACTAATGATGCCTCTACCAGCCCGCCCAAATCATCACTGTTTTCAAGGACAACTCTTCCAAGCTCAAGCTACTCATCTACACTCTCATCAGACCACTTGAATTCAATCCGGTCTCGGCTAGGTCTGACATCTACATTAGGAGACCGCCCGTCCGCAAGCAACTACACATCCAATTacactacaagtacttaccagCCCTCGACATCTACAATAGATGAGGTAGAATCTCcatatttaagtaattttacAAAACGCCTGTCTGCCTTGAAGGCGGAACCTCAGAAACCCACATATGCCGACCGAGAGATCAACAATGGCAGCAGCACACTTTTGCACCGCAGGTCCTACATATCTGGAGTGGCCAGACCTGATGTAGTAGACTACAAGTCTGCGAATGacaaaaaattcttaaaaaACAACCTTGTCTCCTTTGCTTTGGTGGTACTagt gttgttttttttttgcttatttttcaTGTATATAGTTAAGAGAAATGATATCACATCAGTGGTCGATGATCAGAGCAGTATCCTGCCCATATGTCAATTGAATATTCCAGGAAACCGGCCAGGCATAAACTGTGTACCTAGGGAACAAATCAGCTATGCTAAAGACTTGTTGAAAGTCATACATCCTGAATTAACCAAGAGAGTTGCTGATTTTCAATGTGGGAAGCCTGGTGTCCTGCCATACTTAACTGAGAGAGAAGTCCTAGATATAGCTGCGACGAGGGCTGACACCTCTGACATCAGTCAGTGCCGAATGGACCTAAATAATCTAGAGGTATTGCTTGTGAACAACCCTCGCTGGGGTCTCAGTGTAGTGCAGCTGAAGAATTTGTACTCAAAAGATGCAGAGTTCACTCCCATAACATCTGCTGATGTAGTAGTTCAACAGCGCAGCAAGGGAACTGTTGCTCTGACTATATCTGACCCATCCACACCCCTCTCTTGTCTCTTTGTCAACACCCTGTACTCCACTGGATCTTCTCTTGTAGTAATCGGACTACTTACATTACTGGCTCTGGGTGGCCAAAGGGGCTACAAATACTATGTTGCTTATCGCAAAAGGAAAAGTGATGAGGTTTACTCAATGGTTGAGCAAATCATTGATGTGATATCTCAGGAGACTGAAGACAGTGGAGAACCTTACATATCTGTGGACCATGTTAGAGATACTATCATCCCACCTCAAAATAGAGAAAAACTGGCATCAGTTTGGGATGCCGCTGTGAAATTTATTCAGAGGAATGAGAGCCGTGTACGAATGGAGGTTCAATCCGTTGATGGGGAAGATTGCAGGGTCTGGCGTTGGTGTTCCGCACACAGTAGCCCTAAACGCAGCGCAGCCTGGCAGGGTCAGGCATTCGAGACCCAGGAAGGCTCTGTTAATAACTTGACTGTATCACCTACACCTTGCCTAAAGATCCGACACATGTTTGACAAAAACGATACAAATGATAACTTAAGGTTGGTGGTGCAGGATGCGATTTTGGAGAAGTGTGGAGAGCGCTGCAATGTTTTGCATATTGATGTGGACCGGGCTTCATGCTGTGTTTACGTGAAGTGTGCGAGCACGAACGACGCAGGAGTGGTGTACCGCTCGCTGCACGGCTGGTGGTACGAGGGCCGTCTCATCACCGTCAAGTACCTTCGCCTGGAGCGTTATATGCAACGCTTCCCTAACTCTCCCTCTGTTGGGCCCTACCTGAAAATGTCCCGTGCGCGCCGCACTTGGGATGAGTAA